From the genome of Nicotiana sylvestris chromosome 2, ASM39365v2, whole genome shotgun sequence, one region includes:
- the LOC104211092 gene encoding uncharacterized protein, translating to MAAPPNFEEGQSMYRPPRFNGQYYGWWKTRMHDFIVAKDSELWDIICDNPYIPTKALAELPFSMPKIKKEYTDADRKVVEKDFCAKKILVCGIGSNEYSRISSCEIAKEIWEALQTTHERTTQVKQSKIDMLTTENKLVRKILSILPSYWESKANAITKAKGLQKLTIDELIGNLKTYKMNKKIDSERREPNKEKNLVLKADSNDSSEEGSDMAYLTKRFQKMVRRKGGTLKRGSSSKLNNYDLCHKCGKPGHFIKDYPLLKQDYSKYNPEKEAKRNPIPNKDFKRKRSAENIVKL from the exons atggctgctccaccaaattttgaagaaggtcaatctatgtacagaccacccaggttcaatgggcaatactatgggtggtggaagacaagaatgcatgattttatcgtGGCTAAGGATTCTGAGTTGTGGGATATCATATGTGATAATCCTTACATCCCAACAAAGGCACTTGCAGAACTTCCATTCTCAAtgccaaaaatcaaaaaagaataCACCGACGCAGACAGGAAAGTTGTGGAGAAAGATTTTTGTGCCAAAAAGATTTTGGTATGTGGAATAGGATCTAATGAATACAGTAGAATTTCTTCTTGTGAAATTGCaaaggagatatgggaagctcTGCAAACAACACATGAGAGAACCACTCAAGTAAAGCAatctaagattgatatgctcactaccga GaacaagctagtgaggaaaatTCTTAGTATCCTGCCCAGTTATTGGGAAAGCAAGGCGAATGCTATTACTAAAGCAAAGGGCCTACAGAAGCTGACCATAGACGAGCTgattggaaatctgaagacctacaAGATGAATAagaagatagacagtgaaagaagagaaccaaataaagaaaagaacctggtactcaaagctgatagcaaTGACTCGAGTGAGGAGGGcagtgacatggcttacttaaccaaaagatttcagaagatggttAGGAGAAAAGGAGGAACACTGAAAAGGGGCAGCTCTAGCAAACTAAATAACTATGATCTCTGCcataagtgtggaaagcctggGCACTTCATCAAAGACTATCCTCTCCTGAAGCAAGACTACTCCAAGTACAACCCGGAGAAAGAAGCTAAGAGGAACCCGATTCCTAATAAGGACTTCAAGAGGAAGAGATCTGCTGAAAATATAGTGAAACTGtaa